ACCGCGGGAGTCGGATCGGCCACCGTGCGCCGGCACTTCCCCAGCAGGAGCGCACTGCTGGAGGCCGTGTTCGGCGAACGGATCGAGACGCTGTGCGCCCACGCCGAGGAGCTGGCCGGCGCGGCCGATGCGCAGGCCGCGCTCGTGGACTGGCTGCGCGCGCTCACCACGTACGCCGCCTCCGCACGGGGCATGGCCGACGCACTGCTCCAGGACGGGACGGACGGCCCGGAACATGTGAACGCCTGCTCGGTGAGGCTCAGCGGGTCCGCCGACCCGCTGCTCCAGAACGCCGCGCAGGCCGGCGCGGTGGCGCCGGACGTCACCGTCGCCGACCT
The sequence above is drawn from the Kitasatospora sp. NBC_00315 genome and encodes:
- a CDS encoding TetR/AcrR family transcriptional regulator codes for the protein MTAQRADARRNYARILAVAEEEVAAHGADASLEQIARTAGVGSATVRRHFPSRSALLEAVFGERIETLCAHAEELAGAADAQAALVDWLRALTTYAASARGMADALLQDGTDGPEHVNACSVRLSGSADPLLQNAAQAGAVAPDVTVADLVALVTGIVLATEHHPDPAAEAHRLLDLTVAGVSPRRPG